One segment of Fusobacteria bacterium ZRK30 DNA contains the following:
- a CDS encoding type I CRISPR-associated protein Cas7 — protein MNKRVYGIIGIRAKHANWNADFSGFPKSTGDGDFFGSDKALKYPMKKMWENNGEKVLYTKSMILAGEDYRPRTLKERYEQIHETELKQKKGKDAGTPKKEVLKNLFNSVDVKQFGATFAEEGNNFGITGAVQISQGFNKYENMSVEEQHILSPFGRVKDDKNTDQSSLGTKITANEAHYFYHFVVNPRTYKDYADMGVTEGYTEADYNRFKEASLISATAFNTNSKIGCDNEFTLFVEVEAGVYLPDLTSFVSVDELEGDKREISLNLELLEKIESKVKSIEIYYNDALLDIKGNIPKGVKYFNIFTKERIGE, from the coding sequence GTGAATAAAAGAGTATATGGTATTATTGGGATAAGGGCAAAACATGCAAACTGGAATGCAGATTTTAGTGGGTTTCCTAAATCAACAGGAGATGGAGATTTTTTTGGAAGTGACAAGGCACTGAAGTATCCAATGAAAAAGATGTGGGAAAATAATGGCGAGAAGGTTCTCTATACAAAATCTATGATATTGGCAGGGGAGGACTACAGGCCGAGAACTCTCAAGGAAAGATATGAGCAGATTCATGAAACAGAACTGAAACAAAAGAAGGGAAAGGACGCAGGAACTCCTAAAAAAGAGGTGTTGAAGAATCTATTTAACAGTGTAGATGTAAAGCAATTTGGGGCAACATTTGCTGAAGAGGGAAACAATTTTGGTATAACTGGAGCGGTCCAGATATCTCAAGGATTTAATAAGTATGAAAATATGTCGGTGGAGGAGCAGCATATCCTATCCCCCTTTGGAAGAGTCAAAGATGATAAGAATACTGACCAGTCATCTCTGGGGACAAAGATAACAGCCAATGAAGCTCATTATTTTTATCATTTTGTTGTAAATCCAAGAACATATAAAGACTATGCAGATATGGGAGTTACTGAAGGGTATACAGAAGCTGATTACAATAGATTTAAAGAAGCCTCTCTTATCAGCGCCACTGCATTTAACACTAATTCTAAGATAGGATGTGACAATGAATTTACTCTGTTTGTAGAGGTAGAAGCGGGAGTTTATCTGCCTGATTTAACAAGCTTTGTTAGTGTAGACGAGTTAGAAGGGGATAAAAGGGAGATCTCTTTAAACTTAGAGTTGTTAGAAAAGATAGAATCTAAGGTAAAATCCATAGAGATCTATTATAACGATGCTCTCCTGGATATAAAAGGAAATATTCCAAAGGGTGTAAAATATTTTAATATCTTTACCAAAGAAAGAATAGGAGAATAA
- the cas5b gene encoding type I-B CRISPR-associated protein Cas5b codes for MEVLKFNLRGRTAFFKKPDVNTHLYFTYGSIHKMAVLGILGAMMGMGGYNQQNETKSKFPEFYEKLKDLKISIVPKNEKGYIPKKVQVFNNSVGYASKEQGGNLIVKEQWLEAPEWDIYVIIDGDEINKELKRRLEEFDFEFIPYLGKNDHFADISSVKCFNIGELKEIKQIESYFPKSILGNMKSSSKKKYWKVEEVLPVGIEGKANQYIYEKVLATNFEVEIKENESIYKVDEKTLYFI; via the coding sequence ATGGAAGTATTAAAATTTAACTTAAGGGGAAGAACAGCTTTTTTTAAGAAACCAGATGTAAATACCCATCTATACTTTACCTATGGATCTATCCATAAGATGGCTGTACTAGGAATATTAGGGGCTATGATGGGAATGGGTGGATACAATCAACAAAATGAAACTAAATCTAAATTTCCTGAATTTTATGAAAAACTAAAAGATTTAAAAATATCAATTGTTCCTAAAAATGAAAAGGGCTATATTCCTAAGAAGGTTCAAGTATTCAATAACTCTGTGGGATATGCAAGTAAAGAGCAGGGTGGAAATTTGATTGTAAAGGAGCAGTGGCTGGAAGCCCCTGAATGGGATATATATGTGATAATAGATGGGGATGAGATAAACAAGGAACTGAAGAGAAGACTGGAAGAATTTGATTTTGAGTTTATACCTTATCTTGGAAAGAATGATCATTTTGCAGATATAAGTAGTGTAAAGTGTTTTAATATAGGTGAATTAAAAGAGATAAAACAGATTGAGAGTTATTTTCCAAAAAGCATCCTGGGGAATATGAAGTCAAGTTCCAAGAAAAAATATTGGAAGGTAGAGGAGGTTCTACCTGTTGGGATAGAGGGAAAAGCCAATCAATATATCTATGAAAAGGTGCTGGCTACTAATTTTGAAGTAGAGATCAAAGAAAATGAATCGATTTACAAAGTAGATGAAAAAACTCTTTATTTCATATAA
- a CDS encoding tyrosine-type recombinase/integrase: MKFWDKVARSHNKTIYYLTIDDLEAAIISIDLNTKRKRISALRQLGRWYLRNGYSRLHLELEKLIIVGHKTRVPLAKGENEFIEIKNHAKELISHGKREGIWLGLMLMCGLRISEIQTVEVGEGQIKVLGKRNKERLIPANDWLISALKEFKGTGTGGYKKTKGIIDRSLRRMGYTHLHSLRHTYATILLKRGLALNQIQKLLGHSDISTTTIYAQFEMPKNVAELLEKDS, translated from the coding sequence ATGAAGTTTTGGGATAAGGTGGCCAGATCTCACAATAAAACTATCTATTATCTGACCATAGATGATCTGGAAGCAGCTATAATATCTATAGATCTAAATACTAAGAGGAAAAGGATCTCAGCACTTCGACAGCTTGGGAGATGGTATTTGAGAAATGGTTACTCAAGATTACACCTGGAGTTGGAAAAACTGATTATAGTGGGACATAAAACAAGGGTGCCATTGGCCAAGGGAGAGAATGAATTTATTGAGATAAAAAATCATGCTAAGGAACTCATAAGCCACGGTAAGAGAGAGGGAATTTGGCTTGGATTAATGCTCATGTGCGGATTGAGAATCAGCGAAATCCAGACTGTGGAGGTAGGAGAAGGGCAGATCAAGGTATTAGGAAAAAGAAACAAGGAAAGATTGATCCCTGCAAATGACTGGCTGATATCAGCTTTGAAGGAATTTAAGGGAACCGGGACAGGGGGGTATAAGAAAACCAAGGGAATAATAGACAGAAGTTTGAGGAGGATGGGGTATACCCATCTGCATTCACTCCGGCATACCTATGCTACTATTCTCTTAAAAAGAGGATTAGCTCTAAACCAGATCCAGAAATTATTGGGGCACAGTGACATATCTACAACAACTATCTATGCTCAATTTGAGATGCCGAAGAATGTGGCGGAGTTGTTGGAGAAGGATTCCTAA
- a CDS encoding MBL fold metallo-hydrolase, with protein sequence MNNKISKYKEPIEIAKGIYWVGFYDDEYFLHCNPFLIIEGDEAVLIDGGSRNDFSTVMLKILQTGVNPNNIQKLIYHHYDPDLCGSIPDFEELIDNDDLSILSHEDNNVFIKYYGTNLKSECIEKNQFEFQFATGRKLKFIMTPYCHSSASFVTFDEETGTLFSSDLFGSTAKEWDLFSNLDSTCHTCSDYSLSGPFNCKLGKKECPISKILFFHQKIMTSKKSLDFALDKIKKLPIKTIASQHGSLIRGSKDINFIMDILKKEKKIGIDQFLEDDQI encoded by the coding sequence ATGAATAATAAAATATCAAAATACAAGGAGCCTATAGAGATAGCTAAAGGAATTTACTGGGTTGGATTTTACGACGATGAATATTTTCTTCACTGTAATCCATTTTTAATAATTGAAGGAGATGAAGCTGTCTTAATTGATGGTGGAAGCAGGAATGATTTTAGTACTGTGATGTTAAAAATATTACAGACAGGTGTAAATCCTAATAATATACAGAAATTAATATACCATCATTATGATCCTGACCTATGTGGGAGTATCCCGGACTTTGAAGAATTGATTGATAACGATGATTTAAGTATTCTTTCCCATGAAGATAACAATGTTTTTATTAAATATTATGGTACAAACCTTAAAAGCGAATGTATAGAAAAAAATCAATTTGAATTTCAATTTGCAACTGGAAGAAAACTGAAATTTATAATGACTCCTTACTGTCATTCAAGTGCAAGTTTTGTTACCTTTGATGAGGAGACAGGAACACTTTTCAGCAGTGATCTTTTTGGAAGTACCGCTAAAGAATGGGATCTATTTTCTAATTTAGACAGCACTTGTCATACCTGTTCTGACTATAGTTTATCTGGTCCATTTAACTGTAAATTAGGAAAAAAAGAGTGTCCTATCTCAAAGATCTTGTTTTTCCATCAAAAAATCATGACTTCTAAAAAATCTTTAGATTTTGCACTGGATAAAATAAAAAAATTACCTATAAAAACAATAGCTTCCCAGCATGGGAGTCTCATCAGGGGAAGTAAGGATATCAATTTTATAATGGACATTCTAAAAAAAGAAAAGAAAATTGGTATAGACCAATTTCTCGAGGATGATCAGATATGA
- a CDS encoding GGDEF domain-containing protein yields MIEHRSQIAHNKIQRELFKTLINDYVKLSKKLEENLEHVTRLSETDHLTKAYNRLKFNEVIKVEVLRSKRYRTDLSIIMFDIDFFKNINDRYGHDIGDLVLVEISKLVKKSVRETDVFCRWGGEEFMVLLPNTSLEFAVLVAERIRKLIYNFQIKNIEKVSCSFGVVSFNFEEDLDGFIKRVDNKLYTAKDNGRNRVEY; encoded by the coding sequence TTGATTGAGCACAGAAGCCAGATAGCTCATAATAAAATTCAACGAGAGCTTTTTAAAACTCTGATAAATGATTATGTTAAATTAAGTAAGAAACTTGAGGAGAACCTAGAACATGTAACCCGCCTTTCAGAAACAGACCATCTGACGAAGGCATATAACCGTCTAAAATTTAATGAAGTTATTAAGGTGGAGGTTCTAAGATCCAAAAGATATAGAACAGACCTTTCAATAATTATGTTTGATATTGATTTTTTTAAAAATATCAACGACAGATATGGCCATGATATAGGGGATCTGGTCTTGGTTGAAATATCTAAACTGGTAAAAAAATCAGTCCGGGAAACAGATGTTTTCTGCCGATGGGGCGGAGAAGAATTTATGGTACTGCTTCCTAATACTTCTTTGGAGTTTGCAGTATTAGTCGCAGAGAGAATAAGAAAATTGATCTATAACTTCCAGATAAAAAATATAGAAAAGGTTTCATGTAGTTTTGGAGTGGTATCCTTTAATTTTGAAGAAGATTTGGATGGTTTTATAAAACGAGTAGACAATAAACTCTATACAGCTAAAGATAATGGAAGAAACAGGGTGGAATATTAA
- a CDS encoding antirestriction protein ArdA, whose amino-acid sequence MTINLYLASFDTCHEWSGRWFEISSLEDLRNAVSVCNSFGVEEIEVCDFEGDFRFEDIGGNFMLNFLFYHFDTLEEIYETIEIRVIRDYFLQTYQIDEVLSAYSSSSIDIIDRGESILFDAELVGYYFADIIDFHRIPGIFRDYFDYEAYGRDIIIGGTYEILESDSCIYLIS is encoded by the coding sequence ATGACTATTAATTTATATCTAGCTTCATTTGATACTTGTCATGAGTGGTCTGGCAGATGGTTTGAGATTAGTTCTTTAGAGGATTTAAGGAATGCTGTATCGGTGTGTAACAGTTTTGGGGTAGAGGAGATAGAGGTCTGTGATTTTGAGGGAGATTTTAGATTTGAAGATATCGGCGGGAATTTTATGCTTAATTTTCTCTTCTATCACTTTGATACCTTAGAAGAGATCTATGAGACCATAGAGATTAGAGTTATTAGAGATTACTTCTTACAAACCTACCAGATTGATGAGGTTCTGTCAGCTTATAGCAGCTCTTCTATAGATATTATAGACCGGGGGGAGTCTATCTTATTTGATGCGGAGTTAGTAGGTTATTATTTTGCAGATATCATTGATTTTCATAGGATACCTGGTATTTTTAGGGATTACTTTGATTATGAGGCCTATGGGAGAGATATTATCATTGGTGGTACCTATGAGATTTTAGAGAGTGATAGCTGTATCTACCTTATTTCATAG
- a CDS encoding electron transfer flavoprotein subunit alpha/FixB family protein, translated as MNLNSYKGLLVYVEQRNEELLNVGLELLGIGRDLADQIGTEVTAVLLGPNNKEFHKELIGYGADKVIIAPDEKLIKFNTEYYAHALTSIIKDVKPEIVLVGATTIGRDFIPKVSARLGTGLTADCTKLEISDEKELHSTRPAFGGNLMATIVCKETRPQMSSVRPGVMVKKDFDPNRKGITEIYDVNFNGITSEVELLEEVIVKSDKIDITEANILVSAGRGATKHMEYVINFADVISGEVSGSRGAVDQGKVEQACQVGQTGKTVRPDLYIACGISGAIQHIAGMEDSDFIISINKDPDAPIHQVASLGIVGNVEKILPELIKQLRV; from the coding sequence ATGAATTTAAATAGTTATAAAGGATTATTGGTTTACGTAGAACAAAGAAATGAAGAACTACTTAATGTAGGGTTAGAATTATTGGGAATAGGAAGAGACTTGGCTGATCAAATAGGTACAGAGGTTACAGCTGTATTATTAGGACCAAATAATAAAGAGTTTCATAAAGAACTTATAGGATATGGGGCTGATAAAGTAATTATAGCTCCTGATGAAAAACTTATCAAATTCAATACAGAGTATTATGCTCATGCATTAACTTCAATAATAAAAGATGTTAAGCCAGAAATTGTATTGGTTGGAGCTACTACAATAGGAAGAGATTTTATACCTAAAGTTTCCGCTAGATTAGGAACAGGGCTGACTGCTGACTGTACTAAGCTAGAAATAAGTGATGAGAAAGAGTTGCATTCTACAAGACCAGCCTTTGGTGGTAATCTTATGGCAACTATAGTTTGTAAGGAAACAAGACCTCAGATGTCATCTGTAAGACCAGGCGTTATGGTTAAAAAAGATTTTGATCCTAATAGAAAAGGAATTACTGAAATATATGATGTAAACTTTAATGGTATAACATCTGAAGTAGAGTTATTGGAAGAAGTTATTGTAAAATCTGATAAGATAGATATTACTGAAGCTAATATATTGGTCAGTGCAGGTAGAGGAGCTACTAAACATATGGAATATGTAATTAACTTTGCTGATGTTATCAGTGGAGAAGTTTCTGGTTCAAGAGGAGCTGTTGATCAAGGCAAAGTAGAACAAGCTTGCCAGGTAGGTCAAACAGGAAAGACTGTAAGACCTGATTTATATATAGCTTGTGGTATTTCAGGAGCTATTCAGCATATAGCAGGAATGGAAGATTCAGACTTTATTATATCTATTAACAAAGATCCTGATGCCCCTATACATCAAGTTGCATCATTAGGAATAGTTGGTAATGTAGAAAAAATTCTGCCTGAGCTTATAAAACAATTAAGAGTATAA